A genome region from Candidatus Poribacteria bacterium includes the following:
- a CDS encoding LamG domain-containing protein — MKPIFWITIIGSLCMATFPLSADLLDDAVGIWLFDEGKGGIAADTSGNGNDGAISGAKWAEGKFGGALEFEPPHVVTVEPADSLNFKDQMSIATWVYMNKGVSDTAIRRNGSYLLEVQSAGERVPGGYVFGIWSGGGFTGGVWGTSVIEPEKWYHIVGLYNGNEMQLYVDGTLEAAVKQDGDVDHAGELLFGTFGGEKFIGRLDEVIFFDRGITEAEITELMKGVEAVLPVSPNGLLTTTWGQLKNR, encoded by the coding sequence ATGAAACCTATATTTTGGATCACTATCATTGGCAGCTTGTGTATGGCAACGTTTCCGCTTTCTGCTGATTTATTGGATGATGCTGTTGGCATTTGGCTTTTTGATGAAGGCAAAGGCGGCATCGCTGCAGATACGTCAGGCAATGGGAACGATGGCGCGATCAGCGGCGCGAAGTGGGCGGAAGGCAAATTCGGGGGCGCATTAGAATTTGAACCCCCACATGTTGTGACCGTTGAACCCGCTGATAGCCTCAATTTCAAAGATCAGATGAGCATTGCAACTTGGGTCTACATGAATAAGGGCGTTTCCGATACTGCCATTCGACGGAACGGTTCTTATCTTTTGGAGGTTCAATCGGCAGGCGAAAGAGTACCAGGTGGATATGTGTTCGGTATCTGGTCAGGCGGTGGGTTTACCGGCGGCGTGTGGGGAACTTCCGTCATTGAACCTGAAAAATGGTATCACATCGTCGGGCTTTACAACGGAAATGAGATGCAACTTTATGTAGATGGTACGCTTGAAGCTGCTGTCAAACAGGACGGTGATGTAGATCACGCAGGCGAGCTGCTTTTTGGAACCTTCGGCGGTGAAAAATTCATCGGTAGACTGGACGAAGTTATTTTCTTTGACCGCGGCATCACAGAGGCAGAGATCACAGAACTCATGAAAGGTGTGGAAGCGGTCCTACCGGTTTCCCCAAACGGGTTACTCACAACAACGTGGGGACAGCTCAAGAATCGTTGA
- a CDS encoding Uma2 family endonuclease, with the protein MADTQLDQPTLTPRASQQRLLTADDLARQPDDSRYELVEGVLRKMPPAGFEHGICAAEIGSRLNVHVRTHQLGYVCGAETGFKIAQNPDTVRAPDAAFVRQASIERQGIVKGYWEGAPDLAIEVISPGDTYAEVAEKVEEWLASGCTMVWVINPRRETVEVYRSNEDFIVLRGTDTLEGADVVEGFQCQVQDIFA; encoded by the coding sequence ATGGCAGACACGCAACTCGATCAACCAACACTTACACCGCGAGCCTCACAGCAACGCCTTTTAACGGCTGATGACTTGGCGAGACAGCCTGATGATTCTCGGTATGAGCTCGTAGAAGGAGTACTCCGCAAAATGCCGCCTGCTGGATTTGAACACGGTATCTGTGCAGCTGAAATTGGCAGCAGACTTAACGTGCATGTTAGAACACACCAATTAGGTTATGTTTGCGGTGCTGAAACAGGTTTTAAAATTGCCCAAAATCCTGATACAGTTCGGGCACCAGATGCCGCCTTTGTTCGACAGGCATCAATTGAACGTCAGGGTATCGTCAAAGGTTATTGGGAAGGGGCTCCCGATCTGGCTATTGAAGTCATCTCCCCTGGTGATACCTATGCTGAGGTTGCTGAGAAAGTAGAAGAGTGGTTAGCTTCAGGTTGCACAATGGTGTGGGTTATCAATCCACGGCGGGAAACAGTGGAGGTTTATCGCTCCAATGAAGATTTTATCGTTTTACGTGGAACCGATACGCTTGAGGGTGCTGATGTTGTCGAAGGGTTCCAATGTCAGGTTCAAGACATCTTTGCCTAA